The Streptomyces luteogriseus genome includes a window with the following:
- a CDS encoding serine/threonine-protein kinase codes for MRPVGSKYLLEEPLGRGATGTVWRARQRETAGAEAAVPGQPGETVAIKVLKEELAGDPDIVMRFLRERSVLLRLTHPNIVRVRDLVVEGELLALVMDLVEGPDLHRYLRENGPFTPVAAALLTAQIADALAASHADGVVHRDLKPANVLLKQYDGQMHPLLTDFGIARLADSPGLTRTQEFVGTPAYVAPESAEGRPQTSAVDIYGAGILLYELVTGRPPFAGGSALEVLHQHLSAEPRRPSTVPDPLWTVIERCLRKNPDERPSAENLARGLRVVAEGIGVHANSAQIAAAEGVGMLLVPDPAPAPVPDMSGEADPTQVLPQGAGSYDPNAATSVMPHTGGPVGAADPTAVMNHRGAADPTAVMPPVPPGSPGHPGQQGGQGGQGGPEDPHPWQNQLRAARDRNEQTQVQYLDPGEDPLRRRPQRQVARPQQQPPRRQAPPPGPGYGHPQQQPQQYAPQPQRPQPPQRYAPPAPPPQPQQPQREPRQPRQRSANPMRIPGLGCLKGCLFTIVILFVAGWLIWELSPLQEWIGTTKGYWDQLTDWFNTVTGWFEKLGGSSSGTN; via the coding sequence GTGCGGCCGGTAGGCAGCAAGTACCTCCTCGAGGAGCCGCTCGGACGCGGCGCCACGGGCACCGTCTGGCGAGCCCGCCAGCGCGAGACCGCGGGCGCCGAAGCGGCCGTGCCGGGGCAGCCCGGCGAGACCGTCGCGATCAAGGTCCTCAAAGAGGAGCTGGCCGGCGACCCGGACATCGTCATGCGGTTCCTGCGCGAGCGGTCCGTCCTGCTGCGGCTGACCCACCCGAACATCGTCCGGGTCCGTGACCTGGTCGTCGAGGGCGAGCTGCTGGCGCTGGTCATGGACCTCGTCGAGGGCCCCGACCTGCACCGCTACCTGCGTGAGAACGGACCGTTCACCCCGGTCGCCGCCGCCCTGCTCACCGCCCAGATCGCCGACGCGCTCGCCGCCAGCCACGCCGACGGCGTCGTGCACCGCGACCTCAAGCCGGCCAACGTCCTGCTCAAGCAGTACGACGGGCAGATGCACCCGCTGCTGACCGACTTCGGCATCGCCCGCCTGGCCGACTCCCCGGGACTGACCCGCACCCAGGAGTTCGTCGGCACGCCCGCCTACGTCGCGCCCGAGTCCGCCGAGGGCCGCCCGCAGACCTCCGCCGTCGACATCTACGGCGCCGGCATCCTGCTGTACGAGCTGGTCACCGGCCGTCCGCCGTTCGCCGGCGGCTCCGCCCTCGAGGTGCTGCACCAGCACCTGAGCGCCGAGCCGCGCCGCCCCTCCACGGTCCCCGACCCGCTCTGGACGGTCATCGAGCGCTGTCTGCGCAAGAACCCGGACGAACGGCCCAGCGCCGAGAACCTCGCCCGCGGCCTGCGCGTCGTCGCCGAGGGCATCGGGGTGCACGCGAACTCCGCGCAGATCGCCGCCGCCGAGGGCGTCGGCATGCTCCTCGTGCCCGACCCGGCCCCCGCGCCGGTGCCGGACATGTCCGGCGAGGCCGACCCGACCCAGGTCCTCCCGCAGGGCGCCGGCTCGTACGACCCGAACGCCGCGACCAGCGTCATGCCGCACACCGGCGGCCCGGTCGGCGCCGCCGACCCCACCGCCGTCATGAACCACCGGGGCGCGGCCGACCCGACCGCCGTCATGCCGCCGGTCCCGCCGGGCTCGCCCGGCCACCCCGGACAGCAGGGCGGGCAGGGCGGGCAGGGCGGCCCGGAGGACCCGCACCCCTGGCAGAACCAGCTGCGGGCGGCCCGCGACCGCAACGAGCAGACGCAGGTCCAGTACCTCGACCCCGGCGAGGACCCGCTGCGCCGCCGCCCCCAGCGCCAGGTGGCCCGGCCCCAGCAGCAGCCCCCGCGCCGCCAGGCACCCCCGCCCGGACCCGGCTACGGCCATCCGCAGCAGCAGCCCCAGCAGTACGCACCACAGCCCCAGCGCCCCCAGCCGCCGCAGCGCTACGCCCCGCCCGCGCCGCCGCCCCAGCCGCAGCAGCCCCAGCGCGAGCCCCGGCAGCCGCGGCAGCGCAGCGCCAACCCGATGCGGATCCCCGGCCTCGGCTGCCTGAAGGGCTGCCTCTTCACGATCGTCATCCTGTTCGTCGCGGGCTGGCTGATCTGGGAACTGAGCCCGCTCCAGGAGTGGATCGGCACCACCAAGGGTTACTGGGACCAGCTCACCGACTGGTTCAACACCGTGACCGGCTGGTTCGAGAAGCTCGGCGGGAGCAGTTCCGGCACGAACTGA
- a CDS encoding serine/threonine-protein kinase, translating to MARKIGSRYTAHQILGRGSAGTVWLGEGPEGPVAIKLLREDLASDQELVGRFVQERTALLGLEHPHVVSVRDLVVDGNDLALVMDLVRGTDLRTRLDRDRRLAPEAAVAIAADIADGLAAAHAAGVVHRDVKPENVLLDMQGPLGPGGSHRALLTDFGVAKLIDTPRRTKATKIIGTPDYLAPEIVEGLPPRASVDIYALATVLYELLAGFTPFGGGHPGAVLRRHVTETVVPLPGIPDELWQLLVQCLAKAPASRLRASELGARLRELLPMLAGMPPLEVDEPDTESAEEADREEQPPGPAPTGERVRRRGAVPLVPGAKPTDSNRDTHTSMRVPAPDELAGGAHGTARAPRTAGTPRPGSARNRAATRRRRVALGAGAVALVAAIGVGAWLTTSDDDGGAPPQDTKNSAPHTP from the coding sequence TTGGCACGGAAGATCGGCAGCCGGTACACCGCCCACCAGATCCTCGGGCGGGGCAGCGCCGGCACGGTGTGGCTGGGCGAGGGCCCCGAAGGTCCCGTCGCCATCAAGCTGCTGCGCGAGGACCTCGCGTCCGACCAGGAACTCGTCGGCCGCTTCGTGCAGGAGCGCACGGCGCTGCTCGGCCTGGAGCACCCGCACGTGGTGTCGGTGCGGGACCTGGTCGTCGACGGCAACGACCTGGCGCTCGTCATGGACCTCGTCCGCGGCACGGATCTGCGCACCCGGCTGGACCGGGACCGGCGCCTGGCCCCCGAGGCGGCCGTCGCGATCGCGGCCGACATCGCCGACGGGCTGGCGGCCGCCCACGCGGCGGGTGTCGTGCACCGGGACGTGAAACCGGAGAACGTGCTCCTGGACATGCAGGGCCCGCTCGGCCCCGGCGGCTCCCATCGCGCGCTGCTGACCGACTTCGGCGTGGCCAAGCTCATCGACACCCCGCGCCGGACCAAGGCCACGAAGATCATCGGCACTCCGGACTACCTCGCCCCGGAGATCGTCGAGGGCCTGCCCCCGCGCGCGTCCGTCGACATCTACGCGCTCGCCACCGTCCTCTACGAGCTGCTGGCGGGCTTCACGCCCTTCGGCGGCGGCCACCCCGGCGCGGTCCTGCGCCGGCACGTCACGGAGACGGTCGTCCCGCTGCCCGGCATCCCGGACGAGCTGTGGCAGTTGCTCGTGCAGTGCCTGGCCAAGGCCCCGGCCTCGCGGCTGCGGGCCTCCGAGCTCGGCGCCCGGCTGCGGGAGCTGCTGCCGATGCTGGCGGGCATGCCCCCGCTGGAGGTCGACGAGCCGGACACCGAGTCCGCGGAGGAGGCCGACCGCGAGGAGCAGCCGCCCGGACCGGCGCCGACCGGGGAGCGGGTCCGGCGACGGGGCGCGGTCCCCCTGGTGCCGGGCGCGAAACCCACCGACTCCAACCGTGACACCCACACCTCGATGCGCGTCCCCGCCCCCGACGAGCTGGCCGGGGGCGCCCACGGCACGGCCCGGGCCCCGCGCACCGCGGGCACCCCCCGCCCGGGCTCGGCCCGCAACCGCGCCGCCACCCGGCGGCGCCGGGTGGCCCTGGGAGCGGGCGCGGTCGCCCTCGTGGCGGCGATCGGCGTCGGCGCCTGGCTGACCACGTCGGACGACGACGGCGGCGCACCTCCCCAGGACACGAAGAACTCCGCCCCGCACACCCCGTGA
- the prfB gene encoding peptide chain release factor 2 codes for MAVVDVSEELKSLSSTMESIEAVLDLDKLRADIAVLEEQAAAPSLWDNPDEAQKITSKLSHLQAEVRKAEALRGRIDDLGVLFEMAEEEDDPDTRAEAESELTAVKKALDEMEVRTLLSGEYDSREALVNIRAEAGGVDAADFAEKLQRMYLRWAEQRGYKTEIYETSYAEEAGIKSTTFAVQVPYAYGTLSVEQGTHRLVRISPFDNQGRRQTSFAGVEILPVVEQTDHIEIDESELRVDVYRSSGPGGQGVNTTDSAVRLTHLPTGIVVSCQNERSQIQNKATAMNVLQAKLLERQRQEERAKMDALKDGGSSWGNQMRSYVLHPYQMVKDLRTEFEVGNPEAVFNGEIDGFLEAGIRWRKQQEK; via the coding sequence GTGGCAGTCGTCGACGTATCCGAAGAGCTCAAGTCCCTCTCCTCGACCATGGAGTCGATCGAGGCCGTTCTGGACCTCGATAAGCTGAGGGCAGACATCGCCGTGCTCGAGGAGCAGGCGGCCGCGCCGTCCCTCTGGGACAACCCCGATGAGGCGCAGAAGATCACCAGCAAGCTGTCCCACCTCCAGGCCGAGGTGCGCAAGGCCGAGGCCCTGCGCGGTCGCATCGACGACCTGGGCGTCCTCTTCGAGATGGCCGAGGAGGAGGACGACCCGGACACCCGCGCCGAGGCCGAGTCCGAGCTCACCGCCGTGAAGAAGGCGCTGGACGAGATGGAGGTCCGTACCCTCCTGTCCGGTGAGTACGACTCCCGTGAGGCGCTGGTGAACATCCGCGCCGAGGCCGGTGGCGTCGACGCCGCCGACTTCGCCGAGAAGCTCCAGCGCATGTACCTGCGCTGGGCCGAGCAGCGCGGCTACAAGACCGAGATCTACGAGACCTCCTACGCGGAAGAGGCCGGCATCAAGTCGACCACCTTCGCCGTGCAGGTTCCTTATGCCTACGGCACCCTCTCCGTCGAGCAGGGCACGCACCGCCTCGTGCGCATCTCGCCCTTCGACAACCAGGGCCGCCGCCAGACCTCCTTCGCGGGCGTCGAGATCCTCCCCGTGGTCGAGCAGACCGACCACATCGAGATCGACGAGTCCGAGCTGCGGGTCGACGTGTACCGCTCGTCCGGCCCCGGCGGCCAGGGCGTCAACACCACCGACTCCGCGGTGCGCCTCACCCACCTCCCCACCGGCATCGTCGTCTCCTGCCAGAACGAGCGGTCGCAGATCCAGAACAAGGCGACCGCCATGAACGTTCTCCAGGCGAAGCTGCTGGAGCGGCAGCGCCAGGAGGAGCGGGCCAAGATGGACGCCCTCAAGGACGGCGGGAGCTCCTGGGGCAACCAGATGCGTTCTTACGTCCTGCACCCGTACCAGATGGTGAAGGACCTGCGCACCGAATTCGAGGTCGGCAACCCCGAGGCCGTGTTCAACGGCGAGATCGACGGGTTCCTCGAGGCCGGAATTCGCTGGCGCAAGCAGCAGGAGAAGTAA
- the ftsE gene encoding cell division ATP-binding protein FtsE, translating into MIRFDNVSKVYPKQTRPALRDVSLEVEKGEFVFLVGSSGSGKSTFLRLILREERCSHGQVHVLGKDLARLSNWKVPQMRRQLGTVFQDFRLLPNKTVGENVAFAQEVIGKSRGEIRKSVPQVLDLVGLGGKEDRMPGELSGGEQQRVAIARAFVNRPKLLIADEPTGNLDPQTSVGIMKLLDRINRTGTTVVMATHDQNIVDQMRKRVIELEQGRLVRDQARGVYGYQH; encoded by the coding sequence GTGATCCGATTCGACAATGTCTCCAAGGTCTACCCCAAGCAGACCCGCCCCGCCCTCAGGGATGTCTCCCTGGAGGTCGAGAAGGGCGAGTTCGTCTTCCTCGTGGGGTCCTCCGGCTCCGGAAAGTCCACCTTCCTGCGGCTGATCCTCCGCGAGGAGCGGTGCAGCCACGGTCAGGTGCACGTTCTGGGCAAGGACCTCGCCCGCCTCTCCAACTGGAAGGTCCCGCAGATGCGGCGCCAGCTGGGGACGGTGTTCCAGGACTTCCGCCTGCTGCCGAACAAGACGGTCGGCGAGAACGTCGCCTTCGCGCAGGAGGTCATCGGCAAGTCGCGCGGCGAGATCCGCAAGTCCGTGCCGCAGGTGCTCGACCTCGTCGGGCTCGGCGGCAAGGAGGACCGGATGCCCGGCGAGCTGTCCGGTGGTGAGCAGCAGCGCGTCGCCATCGCGCGGGCCTTCGTCAACCGCCCCAAGCTGCTCATCGCCGACGAGCCCACCGGCAACCTCGACCCGCAGACCTCCGTCGGCATCATGAAACTGCTCGACCGCATCAACCGGACGGGCACGACCGTGGTGATGGCCACCCACGACCAGAACATCGTGGACCAGATGCGCAAGCGCGTCATCGAACTGGAGCAGGGCCGCCTCGTCCGCGACCAGGCCCGCGGTGTCTACGGCTACCAGCACTGA
- the ftsX gene encoding permease-like cell division protein FtsX, which yields MRAQFVLSEIGVGLRRNLTMTFAVVVSVALSLALFGGSLLMSDQVNTMKGYWYDKVNVSIFLCNKSDAESDPNCAKGAVTDDQKSQIKADLDKMDVVQAVTYETQDQAYKHYKEQFGDSPLASSLTPDQMQESYRIKLKDPEKYQVIATAFNGRDGVQSVQDQKGILDNLFKLLNGMNWAARAVMALMLVVALMLIVNTVRVSAFSRRRETGIMRLVGASGFYIQAPFIMEAAVAGLIGGTLACGFLLIARYFLIDHGLALADQLTLINFIGWGAVLKYLPLILATSLLMPALAAFFALRKYLKV from the coding sequence ATGCGCGCCCAGTTCGTCCTGTCGGAGATCGGTGTCGGTCTCCGCCGCAACCTGACGATGACCTTCGCCGTCGTCGTCTCCGTCGCCCTGTCGCTCGCCCTGTTCGGCGGGTCGCTCCTGATGAGTGACCAGGTCAACACGATGAAGGGCTACTGGTACGACAAGGTCAACGTCTCGATCTTCCTCTGCAACAAGAGCGACGCCGAGTCCGACCCCAACTGCGCCAAGGGCGCGGTGACCGACGACCAGAAGTCGCAGATCAAGGCCGACCTCGACAAGATGGACGTCGTCCAGGCGGTCACGTACGAGACGCAGGACCAGGCGTACAAGCACTACAAGGAGCAGTTCGGCGACTCCCCGCTCGCCAGCTCCCTCACGCCGGACCAGATGCAGGAGTCGTACCGCATCAAGCTGAAGGACCCGGAGAAGTACCAGGTCATCGCCACCGCCTTCAACGGCCGGGACGGCGTGCAGTCCGTGCAGGACCAGAAGGGCATCCTGGACAACCTCTTCAAGCTGCTGAACGGCATGAACTGGGCCGCCCGCGCGGTGATGGCGCTGATGCTGGTCGTCGCGCTGATGCTGATCGTCAACACCGTGCGCGTCTCGGCGTTCAGCCGCCGGCGTGAGACCGGCATCATGCGGCTGGTCGGCGCTTCCGGCTTCTACATCCAGGCGCCGTTCATCATGGAGGCCGCGGTCGCCGGACTCATCGGCGGCACCCTCGCGTGCGGCTTCCTGCTGATCGCCCGGTACTTCCTCATCGACCACGGACTGGCCCTGGCCGATCAGCTGACACTGATCAACTTCATCGGCTGGGGCGCGGTGCTGAAGTATCTGCCGCTCATCCTCGCGACGAGCCTTCTGATGCCCGCGCTGGCGGCGTTCTTCGCGCTGCGCAAGTACTTGAAGGTGTGA
- a CDS encoding S41 family peptidase, giving the protein MSGRDPFCQPRRIRRGAALTLVFTSVLVAGAATGALPQGEVKSARDEARSAGPAGHHADVARAAEEAMADGKSPIQAAKRAVSRSGDRWGAVYSRGEYEEFEDSLDGQYTGVGLWARSERDGRIEVTKVRAGSPAATAGIRPGDLLRSVDGEKTDGRPVTEVVSLLRGDATDAPAGTAVRLGLERGTRAWTETLRRAQLSTDSVTVRELAGRVTVIKVATLTKGSGRQVREAVRQSPPGAGIVLDLRGNSGGLVTEAVTAASAFLDGGLVATYDVEGEQRALHAESGGDTTRPLVTLVDGGTMSAAELLTGAVQDRGRALVVGSRTFGKGSVQMPSRLPDGSVAELTVGHYRTPSGRGVDGRGITPDLETGEDALQRAGTVLRGLASPS; this is encoded by the coding sequence ATGTCAGGTCGTGACCCGTTCTGTCAGCCCCGCCGTATCCGTCGCGGGGCCGCTTTGACGTTGGTGTTCACGAGCGTGCTCGTCGCCGGTGCGGCCACGGGGGCGCTGCCGCAGGGCGAGGTGAAGTCCGCCCGGGACGAGGCCCGTTCGGCCGGACCGGCCGGGCACCACGCGGACGTCGCCAGGGCGGCCGAGGAGGCCATGGCCGACGGCAAGTCCCCGATCCAGGCCGCCAAACGCGCCGTCAGCCGCAGTGGCGACCGATGGGGCGCCGTCTACTCCCGGGGCGAGTACGAGGAGTTCGAGGACTCCCTCGACGGCCAGTACACCGGCGTCGGCCTGTGGGCCCGCAGCGAGCGGGACGGCCGTATCGAGGTGACGAAGGTGCGGGCCGGCTCGCCCGCCGCCACCGCCGGGATCCGCCCCGGAGACCTGCTGCGCAGCGTCGACGGCGAGAAGACCGACGGCCGGCCCGTCACCGAGGTCGTCTCCTTACTGCGCGGGGACGCCACCGACGCCCCCGCCGGCACCGCCGTCCGCCTCGGCCTGGAGCGCGGCACACGGGCGTGGACCGAAACCCTGCGCAGGGCCCAGCTGTCCACGGACTCCGTCACCGTCCGGGAACTCGCCGGCCGCGTCACCGTCATCAAGGTCGCCACCCTCACCAAGGGCTCCGGCCGCCAGGTCCGCGAAGCCGTCCGCCAGTCCCCGCCCGGCGCCGGGATCGTCCTCGACCTGCGCGGCAACTCCGGAGGCCTGGTCACCGAGGCCGTGACCGCCGCCTCCGCCTTCCTCGACGGCGGCCTGGTCGCCACCTACGACGTCGAGGGCGAGCAGCGGGCGTTGCACGCCGAGTCCGGCGGGGACACCACGAGACCCCTGGTCACGCTCGTCGACGGCGGGACGATGAGCGCGGCCGAGCTCCTCACCGGCGCCGTGCAGGACCGCGGACGGGCCCTCGTGGTGGGCTCCCGCACCTTCGGCAAGGGCTCGGTCCAGATGCCGAGCCGGCTGCCCGACGGCTCCGTCGCGGAGCTCACCGTCGGCCACTACCGCACCCCCTCAGGCCGCGGGGTCGACGGCCGGGGCATCACGCCCGACCTGGAGACCGGCGAGGACGCCCTCCAGCGGGCCGGGACCGTCCTGCGGGGCCTCGCGAGCCCCTCGTAA
- the smpB gene encoding SsrA-binding protein SmpB — MAKEKGRKLIAQNKKARHDYLIIDTYEAGLVLTGTEVKSLRQGRASLVDGFVQLDGNEAWLHNVHVPEYSQGTWTNHSARRKRKLLLHRAEIDKLESKSGETGHTIVPLALYFKDGRAKVEIALAKGKKEYDKRQTLREKQDRRETDRAIAAVKRRQRGA, encoded by the coding sequence ATGGCTAAGGAAAAAGGGCGCAAGCTGATCGCGCAGAACAAGAAGGCGCGGCACGACTACCTCATCATCGACACCTACGAGGCCGGCCTGGTCCTCACCGGGACCGAGGTGAAGTCCCTGCGCCAGGGCCGGGCGTCGCTGGTCGACGGCTTCGTCCAGCTGGACGGGAACGAGGCGTGGCTGCACAACGTGCACGTGCCGGAGTACAGCCAGGGCACGTGGACCAACCACAGTGCCCGGCGCAAGCGGAAGCTGCTGCTGCACCGCGCCGAGATCGACAAGCTGGAGTCGAAGTCGGGCGAGACGGGCCACACCATCGTGCCCCTCGCGCTGTACTTCAAGGACGGCCGGGCCAAGGTCGAGATCGCGCTGGCGAAGGGCAAGAAGGAGTACGACAAGCGCCAGACGCTCCGCGAGAAGCAGGACCGCCGGGAGACCGACCGCGCGATCGCGGCGGTGAAGCGGAGGCAGCGCGGGGCGTAG
- a CDS encoding LacI family DNA-binding transcriptional regulator: MAKITDVARRAGVSPSTVSYALSGKRPISDATRRRVEEAARDLGYHPHAAARAGAGARASVLALAAPLRSGVHVPVVMRLAVSVVTTARAHAHDVLLLTQEEAEEGLNRAVRTASVDGLLLTDVELHDPRLPTLRSLDRPTVLIGVPANAYGLTCVDLDFRAAGEACVNHLAELGHRTVALVGSPPEVYLRRTAYAHHLMHGFTTAAARHGLASSVHPGGPDPATAPRLAERLLHEHPALTAVVVHNEPLLAPLIAAFEHLGLRVPADLSVTAVCPDDLAATPRLPVTSVSLPADELGARAVDLLIRKLHGTAVPETTLLPPRLTERASTSRRMPA, translated from the coding sequence ATGGCCAAGATCACGGACGTGGCGCGGCGGGCCGGGGTCTCCCCCAGCACCGTCTCCTACGCGCTGAGCGGCAAGCGCCCGATCTCCGACGCGACCCGGCGACGCGTCGAGGAGGCCGCCCGCGACCTGGGCTACCACCCCCACGCGGCCGCCCGTGCCGGGGCCGGCGCCAGGGCGAGCGTGCTGGCCCTGGCGGCGCCGCTGCGTTCCGGCGTGCACGTCCCGGTGGTGATGCGGCTGGCGGTGTCGGTGGTGACGACGGCCCGCGCACACGCCCACGACGTCCTGCTCCTCACCCAGGAGGAGGCCGAGGAGGGCCTGAACCGTGCCGTTCGGACGGCCTCGGTGGACGGGCTGCTGCTGACGGACGTCGAACTCCACGACCCCCGCCTGCCAACGCTCCGTTCCCTGGACCGCCCGACGGTCCTGATCGGCGTTCCGGCGAACGCATACGGCCTGACCTGCGTCGACCTCGACTTCCGGGCGGCGGGCGAGGCATGCGTGAACCACCTGGCGGAGCTGGGCCACCGCACGGTCGCCCTGGTGGGCTCGCCCCCGGAGGTCTATCTCCGCAGAACGGCCTACGCCCACCACCTCATGCACGGCTTCACCACGGCCGCCGCCCGTCACGGCCTGGCCTCGTCCGTCCACCCGGGCGGCCCCGACCCCGCCACGGCCCCACGGCTCGCCGAGCGGCTGCTCCACGAGCACCCCGCCCTCACCGCCGTGGTCGTCCACAACGAACCTCTCCTGGCCCCGTTGATCGCCGCCTTCGAACACCTCGGCCTGCGTGTCCCCGCCGACCTCTCCGTCACGGCCGTCTGCCCCGACGACCTGGCGGCGACGCCCCGCCTCCCGGTCACCTCGGTGTCCCTGCCCGCCGACGAGCTGGGCGCCCGCGCGGTGGACCTCCTGATACGGAAGCTGCACGGCACCGCCGTACCGGAGACGACGCTCCTGCCGCCCCGGCTGACGGAGCGGGCGAGTACGTCACGCCGGATGCCCGCCTAG
- the yicI gene encoding alpha-xylosidase, producing MKFTDGYWLLREGVTAAHPAQVLDVTESDGALEIHAPTRTVRSRGDLMTGPVLTVRAHTPMPGVIGLTLTHFTGGEPRGPEFELTASDTSAEISYDDEHATLTSGDLSVRLARGGPWHVEFRAHGRTLTSSGHRNAGIMTDASGAHHLREQLVLAVGTSVYGLGERFGPLVKNGQVVDIWQSDGGTCSEQAYKNVPFYLTDAGYGVFVDHPGKVSFEVASEVVSRVQFSAETQELTYYVVHGPTPKDILRRYTALTGRPALPPAWSFGLWLSTSFTTSYDEETVTSFIEGMRERGLPLSVFHFDCFWMREHNWCDFRWDPRVFPDPEGMLTRLKDRDLRVSVWINPYIAQRSPLFAEGKALGHLLKRPDGSVWQWDMWQPGMALVDFTSPAARDWYAAKLEALLAQGVDCFKTDFGERVPLDVVWSDGSDPERMHNYYTYLYNRTVFEVLRKHRGEAEAVLFARSATAGSQQFPVHWGGDCEATYESMAESLRGGLSLGLSGFGFWSHDIGGFEGTPTPALFKRWLAFGLLSSHSRLHGSSSYRVPWHFDEESVDVARHFTRLKLRLMPYLYETARTAHTEGLPMMRAMVLEFPDDPGCAHLDRQYMLGPDLLVAPVFDDEGDVTYYVPEGTWTHFPTGETVTGPRWVRERHGFLSAPLLVRPGAVIPVGARDDRPDYDHADGVTLRAYGLRPGDEVTVPVGDVTFTVVREGDTLRATCAAPAAAWGLAAGDREVQAAPGTGLLTLELG from the coding sequence ATGAAGTTCACCGACGGCTACTGGCTCCTGCGCGAGGGTGTCACCGCGGCCCACCCGGCCCAGGTCCTCGACGTCACCGAGTCGGACGGCGCACTGGAGATCCACGCCCCGACCCGGACCGTCCGCTCCCGCGGCGACCTGATGACCGGCCCGGTCCTCACGGTCCGGGCACACACCCCCATGCCCGGCGTCATCGGCCTGACCCTGACGCACTTCACCGGCGGTGAACCCCGCGGCCCCGAGTTCGAGCTCACGGCGTCGGACACCTCCGCGGAGATCTCGTACGACGACGAGCACGCGACCCTGACCTCCGGCGACCTGTCGGTCCGGCTGGCCCGGGGCGGACCCTGGCACGTCGAGTTCCGCGCGCACGGCCGCACGCTCACCAGCAGCGGCCACCGGAACGCGGGCATCATGACGGACGCCTCCGGCGCGCACCACCTGCGCGAACAGCTGGTCCTGGCGGTCGGCACGTCCGTCTACGGCCTCGGTGAGCGTTTCGGCCCGCTGGTGAAGAACGGGCAGGTCGTCGACATCTGGCAGTCCGACGGCGGCACGTGCAGCGAACAGGCCTACAAGAACGTGCCGTTCTACCTCACGGACGCGGGCTACGGCGTCTTCGTAGACCACCCGGGCAAGGTGTCCTTCGAGGTCGCCTCGGAGGTGGTCTCCCGGGTGCAGTTCAGCGCGGAGACGCAGGAGCTGACGTACTACGTCGTCCACGGCCCGACCCCGAAGGACATCCTGCGCCGGTACACGGCCCTCACCGGCCGCCCGGCCCTGCCGCCCGCCTGGTCGTTCGGCCTGTGGCTGTCGACGTCCTTCACCACCTCGTACGACGAGGAGACGGTGACCTCCTTCATCGAGGGCATGCGGGAGCGTGGACTGCCACTGTCCGTCTTCCACTTCGACTGCTTCTGGATGCGCGAGCACAACTGGTGCGACTTCCGCTGGGATCCCCGCGTCTTCCCCGACCCGGAGGGCATGCTCACCCGGCTGAAGGACCGTGACCTGCGCGTCTCCGTCTGGATCAATCCGTACATCGCGCAGCGCTCCCCGCTGTTCGCCGAGGGCAAGGCGCTCGGGCACCTGCTGAAGCGCCCGGACGGCTCGGTCTGGCAGTGGGACATGTGGCAGCCCGGCATGGCCCTGGTCGACTTCACGTCACCGGCCGCGCGCGACTGGTACGCCGCCAAGCTGGAGGCGCTGCTCGCGCAGGGCGTCGACTGCTTCAAGACCGACTTCGGGGAGCGGGTGCCCCTCGACGTGGTCTGGTCCGACGGCTCCGACCCCGAGCGGATGCACAACTACTACACGTACCTGTACAACCGCACGGTCTTCGAGGTGCTGCGCAAGCACCGGGGCGAGGCGGAGGCCGTGCTCTTCGCCCGCTCGGCGACGGCCGGGAGCCAGCAGTTCCCCGTGCACTGGGGCGGCGACTGCGAGGCGACGTACGAGTCGATGGCGGAGTCGCTGCGCGGCGGCCTGTCCCTCGGCCTGTCGGGCTTCGGCTTCTGGAGCCATGACATCGGCGGCTTCGAGGGCACCCCCACACCGGCCCTGTTCAAGCGCTGGCTGGCCTTCGGGCTGCTCTCCTCGCACAGCCGCCTGCACGGCAGCAGCTCCTACCGGGTCCCGTGGCACTTCGACGAGGAGTCGGTCGACGTGGCCCGCCACTTCACCCGGCTGAAGCTCCGCCTCATGCCCTACCTGTACGAGACGGCCCGCACGGCCCACACCGAGGGCCTGCCCATGATGCGGGCCATGGTGCTGGAGTTCCCGGACGACCCGGGATGCGCGCACCTGGATCGGCAGTACATGCTCGGCCCGGACCTGCTGGTCGCCCCGGTGTTCGACGACGAGGGCGATGTCACGTACTACGTCCCCGAGGGCACTTGGACGCACTTCCCGACCGGCGAGACGGTGACGGGACCGCGCTGGGTGCGGGAGCGCCACGGCTTCCTGAGCGCACCGCTGCTGGTCCGGCCCGGCGCGGTGATCCCGGTCGGCGCGCGGGACGACCGCCCGGACTACGACCACGCCGACGGGGTGACGCTGCGGGCGTACGGTCTGCGGCCCGGCGACGAGGTGACGGTGCCGGTCGGGGACGTGACCTTCACGGTCGTCCGCGAGGGGGACACCCTGCGGGCGACGTGCGCCGCCCCGGCGGCCGCCTGGGGTCTGGCCGCGGGCGACCGTGAGGTCCAGGCCGCGCCCGGCACGGGCCTCCTCACGCTGGAACTCGGCTGA